From the genome of Spinacia oleracea cultivar Varoflay chromosome 2, BTI_SOV_V1, whole genome shotgun sequence, one region includes:
- the LOC110802609 gene encoding uncharacterized protein: MASGSKSSGKQSSINSQRANHRLICYCNDVAVLRTAKNGVNAGKKFYGCPNWPVAGACKFFEWLMDDGVVNRPQLFDDYQLKILEKDTEIAELEMKNKMLEEKVKRLQIKKENVEEENQEMKNELCHMRFELMNCSRTEKNLSMILIFSWLMFAVLALLLR; this comes from the exons ATGGCTAGTGGTTCAAAATCGTCGGGCAAACAATCTTCGATTAATTCACAGAGGGCAAATCATCGATTAATTTGTTATTGTAACGATGTAGCGGTTCTTCGAACGGCTAAGAATGGGGTGAATGCGGGCAAGAAGTTCTACGGATGTCCTAATTGGCCG GTTGCTGGTGCTTGCAAATTTTTTGAATGGTTGATGGATGATGGTGTTGTTAATCGTCCCCAATTGTTTGATGATTATCAATTGAAAATTCTGGAGAAAGACACAGAGATTGCTGAGTTGGAAATGAAGAATAAAATGTTGGAGGAGAAAGTGAAGAGATTGCAAATTAAGAAGGAAAATGTTGAAGAAGAAAACCAGGAAATGAAGAACGAGCTTTGTCATATGCGATTCGAGTTAATGAATTGCTCTAGGACCGAGAAAAACTTGtccatgattttgattttttcatGGCTTATGTTTGCGGTTTTAGCGTTGTTATTGAGGTAG